AAGTAAGTACCGAACCGGCAATGAGCGGTTGACCAAATTTATTTCCAAAATCTGAAGCCCCGTTGGAAGCTTTGATCAGGATATCAATAGGGGACTGGTACAGCCATTTACGGGCCGGCATGGATTTCTCCCAGGGTTTCTCTTCTTCAAGTCGGGAATACGCGGTCATATAAACGGCCGTACCAGCCAGTGGCAACGAACCTTTACCGCCTGCGAGCCTATCGCGAATCTCACCGCCGGCACCGGTTGCCGCACCGTTGAACGGTTCTACGGTAGTGGGGAAATTGTGGGTTTCCGCTTTGAGCGAAAGCACACTTTCAAATTCTTTTTCGGTATAAAAATCGGGTTTATCGGCTGTTTTTGGGGCAAATTGGGTGATTTTTGGACCTTCCACAAAAGCCACGTTATCTTTATAGGCGGAGACAATTCCATTTGGATTTTCTTCCGAAGTCTTTTTGATCATTTTAAATAGGGAAGAGGGCATTTCTTCACCATCTATAACAAAAGTTCCATTGAAAATTTTATGCCTGCAGTGCTCGGAATTTACCTGACTAAAGCCAAAAACTTCAGAATCTGTCAATTTACGCTCTATACGCAGGGCAACGCCTTCAAGATATCCTATTTCGTCCGGGCTCAGCGCCAGGCCTTCCTGCTCGTTGTATGCCGAGATATCCTCTACGTGAATAATCTCTTCAGGAACAACGGCGACCTGAAAAATCGCTTGGTCCAGTTTTGCATATTCCTGCGAAATCATGGGATCAAATGCTGCCTTGCCAGCTACAAATTCTTCGATCCTGATAATATCGGCAATCCCCATGTTCTGGGTGATTTCAACCGCATTGGTGCTCCAGGGGGTGATCATCGCAGCGCGCGGACCAATAAAAAAAGCGTCAATTTGAGACGCTTGTATTTTGGGCTGGTTGCCAAAAAGCCAGATAAGCTTTTCGATGGTTTCCTGTTGAAGTTCGTTCCTGGTTTGAACCGCGTAAACCTTAATGTCCTGAGAACCGAAAAAATGAATCATAAGTAAGTCGTGCTAAAGAAGCGGCAAATTTATGATTTTATGCTGAAAAAGAGAGGAAGTTCTTTGCGGAAAAATGATTTTGGGAAAGCTGTAAATTGTAGGATGTATACTGTAAATTGTTATATTGGATGCTGAGTTTTATATTTTGAATTATTTATTTCCGAAAGTAATATCATCCTGAATTTATTTCAGAATTTCACTTAAAGAATTTCTTATGCAATGCGGAACTAAATCCAGCATTACGAAATCAAAACAGTTTAAATTTTTTAATAACTGATTATCTCCAATAACTTTCAACTCGCAACCTGCAACAAAGAACCCTATTCTTTTTTATCCTTTTTTACCATAAGGCACATATAAAAGCCGTCATAGCCGCTTTCACTGGAAAGTACCGTTTTTTGTTTCTCGATACTGAAATCACTTCCTTCTTCGGTTTTAAGGAATTTCTTGATTTGTTCCTGATTTTCTGCTGGGAGGATAGAACAGGTGGCGTACACCATTTTTCCGCCGGCTTTAACCATTTTTGAATAGTCAATTAGCAAACTTTGCTGGGTTTTCTGAATTTTCTCGACAAAATCTGGCTGCAATTTCCATTTGGCATCTGGATTTCTGCTTAAAACACCCAGACCGGTACATGGTGCGTCAATAAGCAAGCGATCTGCTGAATTATGTAGTTTCTTGATGACCTTGGTACTGTCTATCGTTCGGGTTTCAATATTATGAACACCGGCACGGCGGGCGCGGCGTTTTAGTTCTTTAAGTTTATTGCCATAAATATCAAGTGCGATTATTTGACCTTTATTATCCATTTGGGCGGCTAAATGCAGCGTTTTTCCACCGGCACCAGCGCAGGCATCTACTACACGCATCCCCGGTTCTATACCTAAATAAGGCGCCACAAGTTGGGACGATGCATCCTGAACTTCAAAAAGTCCGTCCTTAAAGGCTTTTGTAGAAAACACATTTCCGCGTTCTATGAGTTGGAGCGCATCTTTATAGGCCTTCAGATTTTCTGTATCGTGACCTTCTTCCAACAGCAGGTCTTTAAGGGTTTTAGGATCTGTTTTTAGCTGATTGACCCTTAAAACCACCGGCGCTTGTTGATTGAGAGCGGCAATTTCTGCATCCCATTTAGAGCCAAGTGCTTTCTCGCCCAATTCATCCAGCCAGTCTGGAATGGATTCCCTGTATTTCCTGATCTGTGAAAGTTCGTCAAAGCGGCCTTTTATCCTTCGGGTAGGGGTATCCTCGATTTGTGGCCAGTCTGGCAATTTTATTCCGCGAAGCGTACACCACACGGCAAACATACGCCACAGGTCTTTTCGCTGCAGGGGTTCGTTCACCTCCGCGATTTCTGCATACAGGCGCTTCCAACGTACAATGTCGTAAATGGTCTCTGCAATAAAACCACGATCGCGTGCGCCCCAACGTTTATCACGTTTGAGCTGTTTCTGAACAGATTTATCAGCGTAAACGCCTTCGTTGAAAATTTCCAGAAGACCGTCGATAACGGCAAAAACAAGGTTGCGGTGTAGGCGCATGATTATGGTTTTAAAATGGCCGCAAAGGTACAGTTTTGTTAAGGAATAGTTTTAACTTCCCAGAAAATTTAAAGTATGCGAGTTCTACTTGGGTTATTGACCTTTTTACTAGTTGCGGGGTGTGCAGAGAATAATGAAACCGATACTGGTAAAACGCATGATTTTCAAAGTGTTGCTGTAGATGTTATCTATGAAGATTCGGTGAGTATCAGGACGCTTGAAATTCTTGATGATGGGAGTTTGGCATTTGCTGGTTCTGACGGTAAATATGGCCTTTACGACCCTAAAACAGAACAGTGGAATACTAATACGATCCTGGGGGACACCGTTAACCCTTCCTTCAGGGCGACTGCCCATACATCCACAGATTTTTTTATGTTGAGCATCGGCAACCCGGCCTTGCTTTATAAGACCGGTGATGATGGACGTATGCAATTGGTTTATGCGGAAGAAAATCCGGCGGTTTTTTACGATTCCATGAAATTCTGGAACGATGAGGAAGGTATTGCCATGGGCGATCCTACAGACTCCTGTTTATCCATTATCATAACCCGGGATGGCGGAAAAAGCTGGAATAAAATAACTTGCGATAAGTTACCTGAAGTTAAAAGCGGTGAAGCGGCATTTGCGGCGAGCAATACAAATATTGCCACGGTAGGGAACAAAACCTGGATTATCACCGGCGGACTTAAATCCCGCGTTTTTTATAGTCCTGATAAAGGAGAAACCTGGGAAGTTTATTCCACACCCATTGTGCAGGGTACGCCCACACAAGGCGGTTATTCCATTGACTTTTATGATGAAAATACAGGTTTTGTAATTGGTGGGGATTATACCCAGGTCGAAGAAAATAAAGCCAATAAAATGAGTACGCAGGACGGAGGAAAAACATGGCAATTAGTTGCAGAAAACAAATCACCGGGATATACGAGTTGTGTACAGTTTGTACCACAAGGCGGAGGCAATGAACTCGTAGCCATAGGGTCTACAGGAATCAGCTTTAGCGCAGATCAAGGTGAATCCTGGAAACAGCTGAGTGATGAGGGTTTTCACACTTTTCGGTTTATTAGCGATTCTACAGCCTATGCAGCAGGCGATAACCGTATAGCGCATATCACCTTTCAAAATTAGAAGGAGACCTTCAGTTTATGGTTCTTCGTTTTTATTCCTTTTTTTGTATTCTTCAAAAAGCATCCTGCTGAAAGCATCTTCCACTTCTGGAAGAAATACGATTTTTGAAGGAGGAAGTTTTTTAATAAGGTCATACATCATTTGCTTTTCCAGTAAATGACGTTTGTCCCGGGTATCATTGTAATTCTTGATCAGCTTTTCAGATTCTACTTCGTTCAATTTTTTTCTATTGCCTTCACTGTTGTATTTTTCCTTAAAAAGTTCTTTTTCTTTGTGCCGCAGTGTATGGATCTTATCATCGTACGTATTGTAAATAGGCCAGAATTTTTCGGCTTCCGCGGGGGTTAATTCCATTTTTTCAGTAATAAAGGACACTTTTAAAGCTTTTATGCGTTCATGTTTATCATTATCCTGCGCATAAGCCTGAGAGAAAAAAGAACAAAAAAGCGCTAAAAATAGAACTTGGGAAAAGCTCGATGTAATGAATGATCTACTCATTCTTTCCAGACATGAAAAAATAGTATCGATTTTACTTTTTACTAAAATGATCTTCTTAGTGCTCATAACTGTATTTTTTATGTCTATTGACCAGACAAGTTTTGTGCAAATTCAGCATCATACAACTGCTCATCGATCATTTCAAAAAGCAGGTCATCGCTCATGGTAAAAGATTGAAAAAGAGTACTATTGTCTTCTATCGTACTCAAATCCTCTTCAGAGAGAAGTTCCTGTATCCCTTCGTGAATAAGATAATCGCTTAGCGCGGTCGAACTTAAATTATCAAGCGTGTTTTCTTTTTCAGGGTTCCATAGAAACAAAAACGCGATAAATACAGCAGCTACTGCAGATAAGAAACAAGCCGCTGCCCGTCTATCCTGATACCATAATTTGACAACCTTTTTATCTTCAAGTTTATCTTCTAAACGAACATCGAAATTTTCAAAATAAGCTGGCGGCACTTTAAAACCGTTCTCTTTAGTACTACTAATTCCTGAAAGCATTTGGTTTTGCATCAAACGCTCTTCAAAAGTATTAAAGTAGCCTTGCGGTATTTTAAAGCCCCCGTTTTTAATATCTTTTTCCTGTTTGTTCATTTTTTTTAGACGTCCTGTAAGCGTTAAGGTTTAATGTTCTACAACGTATTTTGATATTTTTTTTACTGCGTGATGATAACTGGCCTTAAGCGAACCCACAGAAGTTTCTAAGATTTCCGAAATTTCAGAATAGGGCAGTTCATCATAATATTTCAGTAAAAAAACCTGTTTTTGCCGCTGCGGAAGCATATTTATGGCATTTTGTAACTTTTCTTCGGCAGCATTCCCATCAAAATAGGGATCACTCTTAAGATTTTCGGTAAGTCGGTTTTGCAACTGTTCATCGCTCAACTGCAATCTGCGTGCCTTTTTTTTTAAAAAGGTGAGGCTTTCATTAGTAGCGATTCTGTAAAGCCAGGTATATAGCTGACTTTCACCTTTGAAATTATGGAGGTTTTTAAAAACTTTTATAAAGGTATTCTGAAGTACATCATCTGCGTCATCGTGGGAGACAACCATTCGTCGTATATGCCAATAAAGCCTTTCTTTATATTCACTAACCAGGATGTTAAATTGATCTTGCAAATGTCTTGTTTTATGAAAGCAACATTATCGAACTAAGGGGCATCTATATACTATAATGTAGGACAAAGTTCGGTATCATCAATGGAATTTTCAAACAGAAATGAATATCGAAAGATATAAGCTTTATGTATAAAAATAATTTAAAATGCGAATTAAAATTAATAAGAATTTTGAATGAAAAACCTGCGGAAAATTACCAAATTCGATATAATTTGTATAGTTGAACAGTATTTTCGGCACCTCAAATTAAAATGTTCGATCCTATTTTAAAATTAACAATTTTTGAAAATTATACTAATGAAAAAAGCGCATTCTCTTTATCCAGAATTTCTCTAGATGGAATATAAATATCAGCCTCAATGATCATTGACCTTATAAATCGAAAAATCTGAGTTTTAAGATCTATCATAACGCGTGTTATAACAATACCGTAACTGGGCGACAGTGCAAAATTTGAACAGATTTCATTCAATTTTGGAAATAACGCGATCAAATTTACATATAAATGAAATAGATAAACTAGGACATCAATCAATGCTAAGACCTGCATTAGAAGTTTATCTGCCCACTCTAGAACTTATCTTTCTGGCAGTGCCACGTTGTTTATTTACTTTTCCCACTATAGCGTATTCAAAAGTATAAGAATCGCTTGAAGTAGAAAGTATTTTGAAATGGAGCGCTTGACGCTCACTTCTGTTTGTTGGATTGATCTTATTTGCGATATACTCACAGTCGTTGATCCACCGTATGCTTGAAGAATCTGCTTTCCCCTGATAATAATCAATTTCCAGAGTATCGCTGCGTGTAAATGTAGTTTTACTGACCTCCCCGTTTAAATAGGTTTCAAATTCAAAAGTGCCAGTCTTGAAGGAGTCGCAATTTCGCTCTGGTGCGTAACAGCCAACGCTTAAAATGGCTATAAAAATACCTACAATGCTTTTTCTAACGTTCATCGCCTCAAAATTACGATTATTCTGATTCTTGCAGAAAGCCTTATGGTTCGTTTTTAGAAGAAAAAGGAAAGCGAAATCCCAAAAAAAAATGTGCTGGTAATATAATTCTGCCTGAGAATAACCCAGGGCGCTAGAACCGGTTCAATTCCTTATAATTTTCAAAGGTACCGTCAGAATAAAACACCACAATCCTATCTATTTGTTTGTCCGCAATATGATGTATGCGTTTAATTTCACTTTTTTCTCCTAAAAAAGAAGATTCATTGTTTGTATCATCCTCTTCAGTATTAAAAAGATCGGGATTTTTTTGATGTGAAGCTTCTTTAATGACAGCCTTGCTTTTTTTCGGAAAACTACCTTTTCCATTAAGGAGCCAGTAAAGCTCAACTTCAGGAAAATTTTCAATGATCCGCATCACAAAATCCAGGCTCGGTTTGTTACGTCCTGATAAAATATGCGATATGGAAGAACGTCCTACATCAATACGATCTGCAAATGCAGATGCCGTCATCTCGTGGAAATCCATGATTTTTTCCAGACGTACACCAAATTCCTCGCTGTTTACCATTGTAAATTCTTATTCAATTTCAACTGTTACAAATGTAACGAATAAAAGGCAATTAACTATTTTACATTTGTGAACAACACCTGCACATCTAAATAAAACCGAACTATAAGCCTAAATAAAAGCTTTATGTAAATTTATTTAATAAACTAATTCATAGTGAATTATCTTAAAAAATAGTGCTTAAAGGAATATTTCCTAACGGAAGGTTTATAGCGTTGAACAGTTTGTTTATTTATGTAAACAGCCCTGAATTAATCTGTCGTTTACAAATGTGAAATAAAGAATATTTACATTTGTAAATAAATTTTATATGGATTTTCATAGCCTAGAACACTGGCACCAGAACAATAAAGAACAAGCCTTAGCGGGGCGCTATATCACCCATGAACATATTCAACGGGTTCTTGACACGTACAAAACCAATTTTGTCATAAGGGAGATTGGATTTTCTGTTGAGGGAAGGAATATTCAGAGTATCCAGTTGGGCTCTGGCCAGCTTAAAGTACTTGCCTGGTCACAAATGCACGGTAATGAGAGTACAACTACCAAAGCCGTATTTGATCTCCTCAAATTTTTCAGTTCGGAAAGCGCCGAGGCAGCTACTATTCTGAAACAAATTACCTTATATATCATACCCATGCTGAATCCAGATGGTGCCGAGCGCTTCACCCGTGTAAATGCCAATGGAGTGGATCTTAACCGTGATGCCCAACAGCTAAGCCAACCAGAAAGTAGGATTTTTAAGGAGCTTTATGAGGAAATACAGCCTGATCTGGCCCTAAACCTGCATGGACAGCGTACCATTTTTGGTGTAGGCAATCCGTCACGGTCTGCAACAGTTTCTTTACTGTCACCTGCCCAGGATGAAGAACGAACCGTAACACCGTCAAGAAAGCGCGCTATGGCGATCATAGCAAGTATAAATACGATGCTCCAGGAATTTATTCCGGCAGGGGTGGGGCGTTATGATGATTCCTATAATATAAATTGTGTGGGGGATACGCTACAGTGCCTCAACATACCTACCATTCTCTTTGAGGCAGGTCATTTTCCGGGGGATTACCACAGGGAAAAAACACGTTGCCTTATCTTTCTGTCTTTAATAAAGACGCTGGAAAATTTTATAGATAGTCCTGAAAGCCTTGATACTGATTCTGAGCGTTATTTTACCATTCCGGAAAATAAAAAATGCTTTTACGACTTTATATTTCGCAATGTCCAGTTGCCTGAACAGGGAATATGCGATATAGCGGTGCATTTTGAAGAAAAACTGGTCAATAAATGTCTTGATTTCATCCCTAAAATCGAAAAAATAGGCGATTTATCGGACTTTTATGGTCATAAAGAATATAATTTAAATGGACAAAAACCGCTTTTAAAGCCCCATAATCAGTGGTTTGAAGGGGCTGTGGTAGAACAAATCTCATGGAATAGTGAAAAGACTATAACGTTTTCGGTAAATTAGACTAAAACCTTGTGAATTATTCATTGTAATTATAGTATTTTTGCATTATACATAATTAAACGATTAAATAATGGCAAAATTTAAATTAGACGAGGTCGACCATCAGATTCTCGATATGCTGATTGAAAATACCAGAACCCCATTCACTGATATTGCAAAGAAATTGCTTATTTCTGCAGGTACCGTCCACGTACGTGTAAAAAAAATGGAAGAAGCGGGAATCATCATAGGTTCTTCACTTACCCTTGATTATGGTAAGCTGGGATATTCATTCATAGCCTATGTGGGGATCTATATCAACAAAACGAGTCAGACCACCTTTGTGCTTGAACGCATCAATGAGATTCCTCATGTAACCGTTGCACACGTCACCACTGGAAAGTTCAATATTTTCTGTAAAGTGCGCGCGAAGAATACAGAGCACGCTAAAAATATCATCTTTAAATTAGATGACATTGAAGGTGTTTACCGTACCGAAACCATGATCTCCCTTGAAGAGAGTATCAACGATAAAAAACGACTTATGCACTCTATATTTCAGGATTTATAGTGCATTTTTATTATTTTAAAAAAACCCTTTGGCTTTTCAGCCAGAGGGTTTTTTTTTATTCTTATATTAACCTTCGTACAGAGGCTTGCCTCAACCAAAAAAACGAATTACTTTTAAGCAAGATCCTTATGGGGTCTTTTTTAAAGTTACCAAAAACCACTTTATGTCAAGACAACCCAAACTAGAACGTTTCAATAATCAGGTAAAGGCCAAGTATCAGGTCTATAATAGCCTTTTCCTAACATTGCCCTTTCATGGAATAACAGATACAGGGGTTTTACTTCCCTTATTTGACAGCATTTGTACACGCGGCTACGATAAGCATTACGATCCCACACAAATAGTAAACTACTTTTTTGAAAAATATCAGCGGGACGTCGCTACAGAGGATCGCTATGATCTTTTATTCCGTTTTATTCAATATATAGAACGCCAGGTGGTTCTTTTTGATGCCATTGAGGATGCTTCGTACCGGGAGGTGAACAATATGGATGGTCGCGGTACCCTGCGCAATATAAAAGAGGAGGCTATCGCCCAGAATAAAACACACGAACTAAAGGAATATCTTTCCCATTTTAAGATCAGACCGGTGCTCACAGCGCATCCTACCCAGTTTTATCCCGGGGCTGTTTTAGGTATCATCAATGATCTGAGCGCGGCGATCAATGCCAATGATCTTGAAATGATCAAAAAGTTACTTTCTCAATTGGGTAAAACCCCATTCTTCAAAAAAGAAAAACCTACCCCATATGATGAAGCGGTAAGCCTGATATGGTACCTTGAGAATGTCTTTTATAAAGCATCAAGTTATATATTCAATTACCTACAGCAGAATTTGTTTACGGATGGGGAAATTGATAACGAAATCATAGACTTGGGCTTCTGGCCCGGTGGTGACCGTGATGGCAATCCTTTTGTGACCACAGATACCACGCTGCGCGTTGCTTCCAGGTTGCGTAAAACGATCATCAAAAATTATTATCGCGATGTACGGGAAATACGCCGGCGTATTACGTTTGTAGGTACTGAAAAGCCCCTGGAAGATATTGAACATCGGCTTTACGGAAGTATATACCATCCTGAAGAAAAACTTCAAATTACCAAAGAAGAACTGATCAATACCCTCAAGGAAGTCAGGGAGCTCGTTGTTGCCAGACATGAGAGCCTTTATGTTGAAAAGCTGGACGATCTTATCAATAAAGTGCATATGTTCGGTTTTCACTTTGCGACTTTAGACATTCGTCAGGATAGCAGTATCCACCAGCATGCCATGGAGGAGATCGTGAAGCATACAAGGGCAAACGGTCAGCATCTTTTTCCTGAAAATTATACAGAGCTTGGTGAGGACGCTAAAATTGAAGTGCTACAAAACGTTCACGGCAAACTGGATGCTGCTGCCATTGAAGATGATATTACCAGAAAAACCATTGAGTCTATTTACGCCATGCAGACCATTCAGAGTCGTAATGGCGAACAAGGATGTAACCGCTACATTATCAGCCATAACGAGACCAAAATGGATATGATGGAAGCCTTCGCCATGATTCACCTAACGGGGTGGGAACAACCTCCCGTTGATATTGTGCCTCTTTTTGAGACCGTGCCAGATCTTAAAGTCGCCCACGAAGTCATGGAAGGACTTTATAAAAATCCGGAATATGCCAAACACCTTGAAGCGCGGGGTAATAGACAGACCATAATGCTAGGGTTTAGTGACGGTACTAAAGATGGTGGTTATTTAATGGCCAACTGGAGTATTTTCAAAGCCAAAGAAATGCTTACCCAGGTTTCGCGTGAACACGGTATAAAGGTTATTTTCTTTGATGGTAGGGGAGGACCACCGGCGCGTGGTGGTGGTAAAACACATCAATTTTACGCGTCTCTGGGCAACACGATAGAAGATCAGGAAATACAGCTTACCGTACAGGGACAGACGATTAGCTCGAATTTTGGTACGCCAGATTCCTGCCAGTATAACCTGGAGCAATTGCTGAGTTCCGGTATATTCAACGGTATTTTTGCCGAAAAACAAAAGGCTTTTCCAGATCAGGAGCGTAAAACGATGGAAGAGTTGGCCGAAGTAAGCTATAAAACCTATTCTGACTTTAAAGCCCATCCTAAATTTCTTAGCTATCTGGAGCGCATGAGCACGTTGAAGTATTATGCGAAAACAAATATAGGCAGCCGCCCAAGCAAACGCGGTACGAGCGATAAACTTGATTTTTCTGACTTACGTGCCATTCCATTTGTGGGATCGTGGAGCCAATTGAAACAAAACGTACCTGGTTTTTACGGTGTGGGTACCGCTATTGAGCATTTTGAGAAAAACGGTAATTTTGATAAAGTTCAGGCTTTATATGATAATAGTTTGTTTTTCAGAACCTTGCTTGAGAACAGCATGATGAGCCTTACCAAATCCTTTTTTGAATTGACCGCCTACATGCAAAAAGATGAGGAATTCGGGGAATTCTGGACGCTTATACATGATGAATTTGAGCGTACAAAACGCGTACTCCTTAAACTTACTGGTTTTGAGACCCTAATGCAGGAAGAGCCTGCCGGTAGGGCTTCCATTCAGGAACGAGAACGCATTGTGCTGCCCTTATTAACCATACAGCAATTTGCCCTTAAGCAGATTCAGCAGCTTGAAAAAGATCCTGATGCCGATCAGAAAAAACTGGAGATGTTTGAAAAAATGGTTACCCGCTCCTTGTTCGGAAATATTAATGCAAGCCGAAATTCTGCATAAGGCAGGATGGGCAAATTTATATCCGGCAATATGACTATTGGTATGCATATCCTGAATTTTGTCCGGAATATAAAATGTAACTGAATTAAAACGAATCCCGTTCATAGACCATGAACGGGATTTTTTATTGAAATAAAAGTAAGATTATGACCAGAAAAGAGTTGGGTGCCAATGAATTTAATCCGTTTTACGGAACGTATATCGATCAGGTTGATGAAAATTTGTCGCTTGTAGAAGCATTGACCGCCGGTAAAAAAAACACGATCAAATTCCTTAAAAAAATACCCGAAAACAAGC
This portion of the Flavimarina sp. Hel_I_48 genome encodes:
- a CDS encoding RsmB/NOP family class I SAM-dependent RNA methyltransferase translates to MRLHRNLVFAVIDGLLEIFNEGVYADKSVQKQLKRDKRWGARDRGFIAETIYDIVRWKRLYAEIAEVNEPLQRKDLWRMFAVWCTLRGIKLPDWPQIEDTPTRRIKGRFDELSQIRKYRESIPDWLDELGEKALGSKWDAEIAALNQQAPVVLRVNQLKTDPKTLKDLLLEEGHDTENLKAYKDALQLIERGNVFSTKAFKDGLFEVQDASSQLVAPYLGIEPGMRVVDACAGAGGKTLHLAAQMDNKGQIIALDIYGNKLKELKRRARRAGVHNIETRTIDSTKVIKKLHNSADRLLIDAPCTGLGVLSRNPDAKWKLQPDFVEKIQKTQQSLLIDYSKMVKAGGKMVYATCSILPAENQEQIKKFLKTEEGSDFSIEKQKTVLSSESGYDGFYMCLMVKKDKKE
- a CDS encoding WD40/YVTN/BNR-like repeat-containing protein; translated protein: MRVLLGLLTFLLVAGCAENNETDTGKTHDFQSVAVDVIYEDSVSIRTLEILDDGSLAFAGSDGKYGLYDPKTEQWNTNTILGDTVNPSFRATAHTSTDFFMLSIGNPALLYKTGDDGRMQLVYAEENPAVFYDSMKFWNDEEGIAMGDPTDSCLSIIITRDGGKSWNKITCDKLPEVKSGEAAFAASNTNIATVGNKTWIITGGLKSRVFYSPDKGETWEVYSTPIVQGTPTQGGYSIDFYDENTGFVIGGDYTQVEENKANKMSTQDGGKTWQLVAENKSPGYTSCVQFVPQGGGNELVAIGSTGISFSADQGESWKQLSDEGFHTFRFISDSTAYAAGDNRIAHITFQN
- a CDS encoding RNA polymerase sigma factor — translated: MQDQFNILVSEYKERLYWHIRRMVVSHDDADDVLQNTFIKVFKNLHNFKGESQLYTWLYRIATNESLTFLKKKARRLQLSDEQLQNRLTENLKSDPYFDGNAAEEKLQNAINMLPQRQKQVFLLKYYDELPYSEISEILETSVGSLKASYHHAVKKISKYVVEH
- a CDS encoding helix-turn-helix domain-containing protein, whose protein sequence is MVNSEEFGVRLEKIMDFHEMTASAFADRIDVGRSSISHILSGRNKPSLDFVMRIIENFPEVELYWLLNGKGSFPKKSKAVIKEASHQKNPDLFNTEEDDTNNESSFLGEKSEIKRIHHIADKQIDRIVVFYSDGTFENYKELNRF
- a CDS encoding M14 metallopeptidase family protein: MDFHSLEHWHQNNKEQALAGRYITHEHIQRVLDTYKTNFVIREIGFSVEGRNIQSIQLGSGQLKVLAWSQMHGNESTTTKAVFDLLKFFSSESAEAATILKQITLYIIPMLNPDGAERFTRVNANGVDLNRDAQQLSQPESRIFKELYEEIQPDLALNLHGQRTIFGVGNPSRSATVSLLSPAQDEERTVTPSRKRAMAIIASINTMLQEFIPAGVGRYDDSYNINCVGDTLQCLNIPTILFEAGHFPGDYHREKTRCLIFLSLIKTLENFIDSPESLDTDSERYFTIPENKKCFYDFIFRNVQLPEQGICDIAVHFEEKLVNKCLDFIPKIEKIGDLSDFYGHKEYNLNGQKPLLKPHNQWFEGAVVEQISWNSEKTITFSVN
- a CDS encoding Lrp/AsnC family transcriptional regulator, translated to MAKFKLDEVDHQILDMLIENTRTPFTDIAKKLLISAGTVHVRVKKMEEAGIIIGSSLTLDYGKLGYSFIAYVGIYINKTSQTTFVLERINEIPHVTVAHVTTGKFNIFCKVRAKNTEHAKNIIFKLDDIEGVYRTETMISLEESINDKKRLMHSIFQDL
- a CDS encoding phosphoenolpyruvate carboxylase, giving the protein MSRQPKLERFNNQVKAKYQVYNSLFLTLPFHGITDTGVLLPLFDSICTRGYDKHYDPTQIVNYFFEKYQRDVATEDRYDLLFRFIQYIERQVVLFDAIEDASYREVNNMDGRGTLRNIKEEAIAQNKTHELKEYLSHFKIRPVLTAHPTQFYPGAVLGIINDLSAAINANDLEMIKKLLSQLGKTPFFKKEKPTPYDEAVSLIWYLENVFYKASSYIFNYLQQNLFTDGEIDNEIIDLGFWPGGDRDGNPFVTTDTTLRVASRLRKTIIKNYYRDVREIRRRITFVGTEKPLEDIEHRLYGSIYHPEEKLQITKEELINTLKEVRELVVARHESLYVEKLDDLINKVHMFGFHFATLDIRQDSSIHQHAMEEIVKHTRANGQHLFPENYTELGEDAKIEVLQNVHGKLDAAAIEDDITRKTIESIYAMQTIQSRNGEQGCNRYIISHNETKMDMMEAFAMIHLTGWEQPPVDIVPLFETVPDLKVAHEVMEGLYKNPEYAKHLEARGNRQTIMLGFSDGTKDGGYLMANWSIFKAKEMLTQVSREHGIKVIFFDGRGGPPARGGGKTHQFYASLGNTIEDQEIQLTVQGQTISSNFGTPDSCQYNLEQLLSSGIFNGIFAEKQKAFPDQERKTMEELAEVSYKTYSDFKAHPKFLSYLERMSTLKYYAKTNIGSRPSKRGTSDKLDFSDLRAIPFVGSWSQLKQNVPGFYGVGTAIEHFEKNGNFDKVQALYDNSLFFRTLLENSMMSLTKSFFELTAYMQKDEEFGEFWTLIHDEFERTKRVLLKLTGFETLMQEEPAGRASIQERERIVLPLLTIQQFALKQIQQLEKDPDADQKKLEMFEKMVTRSLFGNINASRNSA